Within the Treponema sp. J25 genome, the region GATAACATCATTCGAGAACAGATTGTTCAGGAAGTAATCAAAGAATATCGACAACAGGGTATCTCCCTTGAATTAACTATTGAGCATGGGCTCTTTCATGAATACTCCAGCATGGTTATCACGAATCGATATCTTAACGAACGGCCCGAACATCCCTTTGATGTGATTATCACGGCTAACGACAACATGGCAATTGGGGTCCTGAAAGCAATTGAAACTTCAGAAAATCCCTATTGGAAGTCCTGTGCCATCACAGGATTTGACGATATTCCACTGGCTGCTCTGGAATATCCTTCTCTTACAACGATACATCAACCCCTGGATGAACTTGGCAGACGGGCGGTGGAACTGCTTGATCATCTTATCAAAAAGGAAAACCATTCAACCGTTCAATTCGTAGAATCGTCTCTGGTTCTCCGAGAATCCTGTGGTTGCCAGACAAAAACAGGTACTGGTCATATTATATCCAGTCCTATTTTGGGCATTTTGCAGGGGTATACATCCCTTCCCCATCGACTCTTGGTAAATCATCAAAAGTCTTTTACAGAAAGTGATGCTTCCCTTTTGATGTATCTTTCCATCAAATCTGAACAGTATCTCCGCAATTTAAGTTACCTGGGACAGCGTCTCATTACTATCAATACTTACCATGGCATGGTCCAACATCTTTCTGATTTTCTTGCAGCCCTTTCGGTTCCTCTTTGTTATCTGTTTGTGTTTCCAACCCCACAAAAAGAAGGGAGGCCGGAGGCACTTCTATTGTACAAGAAATCCCAGGGCAAAGAAGAAAATCTGGGAGATAATCCGCCGCTGGTGTTAATTCAAGAGATATTACAGGAAGAGGAAGATCCTGTTCAATGCGTGTATCCCCTTCGCAGTGGAGACAACTACGTAGGGATTTTAGTGTACTATGCAGAAGACTACGCCCAGCCACATCTCTGTAGCTGTGCCACCTTTTTAGCAAACAATTTAGAACGGCTCTATGAACTGGAAAAAGAAAAACAACGGGCACAAATTCTGGAAGAACAGGTGCAACTGAGAACCCAGGAACTTGTAAAAGCCTACGAAGAGATTCAAGCAGAAGCACGAAGACGAGAGGCGGTCGAAGCAGAGGTCCTCCGCATTAGCGAATTGGAACGTCTTCGGTTTAGTCTCGACCTTCACGATGACATCTGTCAGCGCCTGGCGGGGCTTTCTATGTACTGTAAAAGCATGCTTCCCCAGTATCCAGGACTACGGGATGTGATTCAGATGATCGATGAAACATTGACGCTCACCCGTCAGTATGCCCACGATGCCTTCCCGGTAGAACTGGAAAACCTGGGCCTCGAGAAGGCCCTGGAAAATCTGTGTGCCACCATGGAACGACAGACAGGATGCGCCTACAATTTCTTTTGGGATATTCCCTCAGACATAAGCCGTCTTTCAAAATCCCAGGCAATTAATTTGTATCGAATTGTGCAGGAAGCGGTAAATAATAGTGTGAAACATGGGAAAGCAACAGAAATCACTATCGAGGGAAAAGAAGATCCCCCAGGAACAGCATATATTATTATTTCCGATAACGGGAAAGGGGATGAACGACTTAATGATATTCCTATGAATCCCACCGTTGCAGGGGTAGGACTACGGTCTATCCAGTATCGCATCCATCAACTCCATGGTACCCTGACCATCCGG harbors:
- a CDS encoding substrate-binding domain-containing protein, which encodes MYSKHIALFVNNLDEEYQISIYRAVREAAKAQQYRLICIQSETIFRPELKGKPFYSAPWLSVAGILLLSSVIGGELKREDRNYLEKTFGSVPVVSIGRQFFDLPSILIRSKKAFSSLLRHLIEDHKYHSFLYIGGPIHHHDNIIREQIVQEVIKEYRQQGISLELTIEHGLFHEYSSMVITNRYLNERPEHPFDVIITANDNMAIGVLKAIETSENPYWKSCAITGFDDIPLAALEYPSLTTIHQPLDELGRRAVELLDHLIKKENHSTVQFVESSLVLRESCGCQTKTGTGHIISSPILGILQGYTSLPHRLLVNHQKSFTESDASLLMYLSIKSEQYLRNLSYLGQRLITINTYHGMVQHLSDFLAALSVPLCYLFVFPTPQKEGRPEALLLYKKSQGKEENLGDNPPLVLIQEILQEEEDPVQCVYPLRSGDNYVGILVYYAEDYAQPHLCSCATFLANNLERLYELEKEKQRAQILEEQVQLRTQELVKAYEEIQAEARRREAVEAEVLRISELERLRFSLDLHDDICQRLAGLSMYCKSMLPQYPGLRDVIQMIDETLTLTRQYAHDAFPVELENLGLEKALENLCATMERQTGCAYNFFWDIPSDISRLSKSQAINLYRIVQEAVNNSVKHGKATEITIEGKEDPPGTAYIIISDNGKGDERLNDIPMNPTVAGVGLRSIQYRIHQLHGTLTIRSSSQKGTHIHIKIPLEDSEVDPEEYAL